One genomic window of Halobellus limi includes the following:
- a CDS encoding cbb3-type cytochrome c oxidase subunit I, translating to MGLFLVAVAAWLARVENWRSYTPVAGGGAFGQKDSYGSEEKPSGVIRWLTTVDHKDIGILYGAYGLIAFAVGGLMVVVMRIELIDPGMSLISNTFYNSLLTSHGITMLFLFGTPIIAAFSNYLVPLLIGADDMAFPRINAIAFWLLPPAALLIWAGFFPLPDVIPAQTAWTMYTPLSTGAGAGNQANAGVDLMLLGLHLSGVSATMGAINFIATIFTERGEDVSWANLDIFSWTILTQSGLILFAFPLLGSAIVMLLFDRNFGTTFFSGEGGAILWQHLFWFFGHPEVYILVLPPMGIVSYVIPRFSGRRLFGFKFVVYSTLAIGVLSFGVWAHHMFATGMDPRLRASFMAVSLAIAIPSAVKTFNWITTMWNGRVRLTTPMLFSVGFVSNFIIGGVTGVFLASIPVDLVLHDTYYVVGHFHYVVMGAIAFAGFSGLYYWFPLYTGRMYQKTLGKAHFWLSMIGTNITFFAMILLGYGGMPRRYATFLPQFATLHQVATVGALLLLVGQIIFVWNFVQSWLEGPEIDGGDPWNLRQSGLYTAEWDWFDQKQQTAIADGGEADDDTALTDGGHVDDADDTASDA from the coding sequence ATGGGGCTCTTCCTCGTCGCCGTCGCCGCGTGGCTCGCGCGGGTCGAAAACTGGCGCTCGTACACCCCCGTCGCGGGTGGCGGCGCCTTCGGGCAGAAGGACAGCTACGGTTCCGAAGAGAAACCGTCCGGCGTCATCCGGTGGCTGACGACGGTCGACCACAAGGACATCGGCATCCTCTACGGTGCCTACGGACTCATCGCGTTCGCCGTCGGCGGCCTGATGGTCGTCGTGATGCGGATCGAACTCATCGATCCCGGGATGTCGCTCATCTCGAACACGTTCTACAACTCGCTTCTGACGAGTCACGGCATCACGATGCTCTTCCTCTTCGGGACGCCGATCATCGCGGCGTTCTCGAACTACCTCGTCCCGCTTCTCATCGGCGCGGACGACATGGCGTTCCCGCGGATCAACGCCATCGCGTTCTGGCTGCTGCCGCCCGCGGCGCTGCTCATCTGGGCGGGCTTCTTCCCGCTACCGGACGTCATCCCGGCGCAGACCGCCTGGACGATGTACACGCCGCTTTCGACCGGCGCCGGGGCGGGTAACCAGGCCAACGCCGGCGTCGACCTGATGCTCCTGGGGCTGCACCTCTCGGGCGTCTCCGCGACGATGGGGGCGATCAACTTCATCGCGACCATCTTCACCGAACGCGGCGAGGACGTCTCGTGGGCGAACCTCGACATCTTCTCGTGGACGATCCTCACCCAGTCGGGGCTCATCCTGTTCGCGTTCCCGCTCCTGGGCAGCGCGATCGTGATGCTGCTCTTCGACCGCAACTTCGGAACGACGTTCTTCTCCGGCGAGGGCGGCGCGATCCTCTGGCAACACCTGTTCTGGTTCTTCGGCCACCCCGAGGTGTACATCCTCGTGCTGCCGCCGATGGGGATCGTCAGCTACGTGATTCCGCGCTTCTCGGGGCGTCGGCTCTTCGGGTTCAAGTTCGTCGTCTACTCCACGCTCGCGATCGGCGTGCTCTCCTTCGGCGTCTGGGCGCACCACATGTTCGCGACGGGGATGGACCCGCGCCTGCGCGCCTCGTTCATGGCCGTCTCGCTCGCGATCGCGATACCGAGCGCGGTGAAGACGTTCAACTGGATCACGACGATGTGGAACGGCCGGGTCCGGCTCACGACGCCGATGCTGTTCTCTGTCGGCTTCGTCTCGAACTTCATCATCGGCGGCGTCACCGGCGTCTTCCTCGCGTCGATTCCGGTCGACCTCGTGCTCCACGACACCTACTACGTCGTCGGGCACTTCCACTACGTCGTGATGGGCGCGATCGCCTTCGCCGGCTTCTCGGGACTCTACTACTGGTTCCCGCTGTACACCGGTCGGATGTACCAGAAGACCCTCGGGAAGGCGCACTTCTGGCTGTCGATGATCGGGACGAACATCACGTTCTTCGCGATGATCCTGCTCGGCTACGGCGGGATGCCGCGCCGGTACGCGACGTTCCTCCCGCAGTTCGCGACGCTGCACCAGGTCGCGACGGTCGGCGCGCTGCTCCTGCTCGTCGGACAGATCATCTTCGTCTGGAACTTTGTCCAGTCGTGGCTCGAAGGTCCGGAGATCGACGGCGGCGACCCGTGGAACCTCCGTCAGTCCGGCCTCTACACCGCCGAGTGGGACTGGTTCGACCAGAAACAGCAGACGGCGATCGCCGACGGCGGCGAGGCGGACGACGACACCGCGCTGACGGACGGCGGTCACGTCGACGACGCTGACGACACCGCGTCCGACGCGTAA
- a CDS encoding DUF6684 family protein, producing the protein MANKIFDRDTLLDLTVNVVPLFIIAFFVVAFAVIAPFGIDPLASAIQFGLLAVPFVLLAILTYFAGRAVAGSEQSGEVYLPGQAGVRGAKPLEEDHGPAAIDPEAEETPAVEDDTEDADDVQDAEGNAEADGDDEDA; encoded by the coding sequence ATGGCGAACAAGATCTTCGATCGGGACACGCTCTTGGACCTCACGGTCAACGTCGTCCCCCTGTTCATCATCGCGTTCTTCGTCGTCGCGTTCGCGGTGATCGCCCCGTTCGGCATCGACCCGCTCGCGTCGGCGATCCAGTTCGGACTGCTGGCCGTTCCGTTCGTGCTGCTCGCGATCCTCACGTACTTCGCGGGCCGGGCGGTCGCCGGCAGCGAACAGTCGGGTGAGGTGTATCTCCCCGGGCAGGCCGGTGTCAGAGGCGCCAAACCGCTCGAAGAGGACCACGGACCGGCGGCGATCGACCCCGAAGCCGAGGAGACGCCGGCAGTCGAAGACGACACCGAAGATGCCGACGATGTCCAAGACGCCGAAGGCAACGCCGAGGCCGACGGCGACGACGAGGACGCCTGA
- a CDS encoding DUF7541 family protein yields MDAEPGLSEQYRMASPWPLFIALGIPIAELGILFSLFPIAVGGLLLFGGSVAGMATESGYARTPWRGLIGVAAPLAVLGLSFMFTRIGLPNRGLAIVAAAVILVAAGVAGILFSPDRGPTY; encoded by the coding sequence ATGGACGCAGAACCGGGGCTCTCGGAGCAGTATCGAATGGCGAGTCCGTGGCCGCTGTTCATCGCGCTCGGCATCCCGATCGCGGAGCTCGGCATCCTCTTCAGCCTGTTCCCGATCGCCGTCGGCGGGCTCCTCCTCTTCGGCGGGAGCGTCGCCGGGATGGCGACCGAGTCGGGGTACGCGCGGACGCCGTGGCGCGGACTGATCGGCGTCGCCGCGCCGCTCGCGGTGCTGGGCCTGTCGTTCATGTTCACCCGCATCGGCCTCCCGAACCGAGGGTTGGCGATCGTCGCCGCCGCCGTCATCCTCGTCGCAGCCGGCGTCGCCGGCATCCTGTTCAGTCCCGACCGCGGCCCGACGTACTGA
- a CDS encoding OBG GTPase family GTP-binding protein produces MGLEEEIEEIREEIAETPYNKSTEAHIGRLKAKLAEKKEKLENQSGSGGGHGYAVEKTGDATVALVGFPSVGKSTLINALTNADSEVGEYEFTTLDVNPGMLKYNGANIQILDVPGLIEGAAGGRGGGKEVLSVVRTADLVVFLLSVFEIERYERLSQELYNNKIRLDTSPPNVTISKRGKGGIQVTTADDVDLDEDTIAGVLREHGYVNADVTVRGDITIDELIDGIMDNRVYLPSIVAVNKADLIDRDYLPTVEEDLREVGVDPEDAVFISAEAEKGLDALKEELWDALGLIRVYMDKPGRGVDYDEPLVLMEGENTVDDALRKLGGTLDERFRFARVTGPSAKHDEQQVGRDHELQDEDILRVVSRK; encoded by the coding sequence ATGGGACTGGAGGAAGAGATCGAAGAGATCCGCGAGGAGATCGCCGAGACGCCGTACAACAAGTCGACCGAGGCGCACATCGGCCGACTGAAGGCGAAGCTCGCGGAGAAGAAAGAGAAACTCGAAAACCAGTCCGGAAGCGGCGGCGGTCACGGCTACGCGGTCGAGAAGACGGGCGATGCGACCGTCGCCCTCGTCGGGTTCCCGAGCGTCGGCAAGTCGACGCTGATCAACGCGCTCACCAACGCCGACAGCGAGGTCGGCGAGTACGAGTTCACGACCCTCGACGTCAACCCGGGGATGCTGAAGTACAACGGTGCGAACATCCAGATCCTCGACGTCCCGGGGCTCATCGAGGGCGCGGCGGGCGGCCGCGGCGGCGGCAAGGAGGTCCTCTCCGTCGTCCGGACCGCCGATCTCGTCGTCTTCCTCCTCTCGGTGTTCGAGATCGAACGCTACGAGCGCCTGAGTCAGGAGCTGTACAACAACAAGATCCGCCTCGACACGTCGCCGCCGAACGTCACCATCTCCAAGCGCGGGAAGGGCGGCATCCAGGTGACGACCGCCGACGACGTCGACCTCGACGAGGACACGATCGCCGGCGTCCTCCGCGAGCACGGCTACGTCAACGCCGACGTGACCGTCCGCGGCGACATCACGATCGACGAGCTCATCGACGGCATCATGGACAACCGCGTCTACCTGCCGTCGATCGTCGCCGTCAACAAGGCGGACCTCATCGACCGCGACTACCTGCCGACCGTCGAGGAGGACCTCCGGGAGGTCGGCGTCGACCCCGAGGACGCCGTCTTCATCAGCGCCGAGGCCGAGAAGGGCCTCGACGCGCTGAAAGAGGAACTCTGGGACGCGCTGGGGCTCATCCGGGTGTACATGGACAAGCCCGGCCGCGGCGTCGACTACGACGAGCCGCTGGTGCTGATGGAGGGCGAGAACACCGTCGACGACGCGCTCCGCAAACTCGGCGGGACCCTCGACGAGCGGTTCCGGTTCGCCCGCGTCACGGGTCCGAGCGCGAAGCACGACGAACAGCAGGTCGGCCGCGACCACGAACTACAGGACGAGGACATCCTCCGTGTCGTCTCGCGGAAGTGA
- a CDS encoding TIGR04206 family protein, producing the protein MSSRGSDAVADTVTDGTVPAAGRTDSIVPAADRTGGIVPAADRTDGIVAADDADGTDREAATTATGGVADDSRVARVAPGSRSTAGTVLLLLALLFVPWSVQVFSGRDATFLFAWGLLNTDPPSVTTLYEFLFVYTRGLPGYILAWPLSTVLYALALASAVSGWLVGREDPRVTGGLLAVAAVAQLQLAWGFAVQPTRTAWPVGSVALVAVAWWCYWPAVRASVAPEA; encoded by the coding sequence GTGTCGTCTCGCGGAAGTGACGCCGTCGCCGACACCGTAACTGACGGTACCGTCCCCGCCGCCGGTAGAACGGATAGTATCGTCCCCGCCGCCGATAGAACGGGTGGTATCGTCCCCGCCGCCGATAGAACGGATGGTATCGTCGCTGCCGACGACGCCGACGGAACCGACAGGGAGGCCGCGACCACCGCGACGGGGGGCGTCGCCGACGACTCCCGTGTCGCCCGCGTCGCTCCCGGATCGCGTTCGACCGCCGGAACCGTTCTCCTGCTGCTCGCGCTGCTTTTCGTCCCCTGGTCGGTGCAGGTGTTCTCCGGACGCGACGCGACGTTCCTGTTCGCCTGGGGGCTGCTCAACACGGATCCGCCGTCGGTGACGACGCTCTATGAGTTCCTCTTCGTGTACACGCGCGGGCTGCCGGGGTACATCCTCGCGTGGCCGCTCTCGACCGTGCTGTACGCCCTCGCGCTTGCGAGCGCCGTCTCGGGCTGGCTGGTCGGGCGGGAGGACCCGCGCGTCACCGGCGGCCTGTTGGCGGTGGCGGCGGTCGCCCAACTGCAACTGGCGTGGGGGTTCGCGGTCCAGCCGACCCGCACGGCGTGGCCGGTCGGATCGGTCGCGTTGGTCGCTGTCGCGTGGTGGTGCTACTGGCCGGCGGTTCGCGCGTCGGTCGCTCCGGAGGCCTGA
- a CDS encoding VOC family protein — MSGVLDHVMMRVEDLEESLEWYTTHLNYEEKGRWEADTFTNVYLGPEEMHEEGAMLELTYNHDDRTYEMGDAWGHIAVRVPEGELEEHYQRLMDEGVEDYRDPESCGGRYAFVEDPDGHEVEIVQRDPDLPTWSLDHTMIRVEDADEAIGFWTRKFEYEHDGRWESDTFANYFMKPEGASDAAMTVELTYNYDGRSYTMGDAWGHLCVRADDLHDYWETLMEREAEDYRDPASCDDRYAFTTDQDGHEIEVLEP; from the coding sequence ATGTCCGGAGTACTCGACCACGTGATGATGCGCGTCGAAGACCTCGAGGAGTCGCTCGAGTGGTACACGACGCACCTGAACTACGAGGAGAAGGGCCGCTGGGAGGCCGACACGTTCACGAACGTCTACCTCGGCCCCGAGGAGATGCACGAGGAGGGCGCGATGCTCGAACTCACCTACAACCACGACGACCGGACCTACGAGATGGGCGACGCGTGGGGCCACATCGCCGTCCGCGTCCCCGAGGGCGAACTCGAAGAGCACTACCAACGGCTGATGGACGAGGGCGTCGAGGACTACCGCGACCCCGAGTCCTGCGGCGGTCGCTACGCGTTCGTCGAGGACCCCGACGGCCACGAGGTCGAGATCGTCCAGCGGGATCCCGACCTGCCGACGTGGAGCCTCGATCACACGATGATCCGCGTCGAGGACGCCGACGAGGCGATCGGCTTCTGGACCCGGAAGTTCGAGTACGAACACGACGGCCGCTGGGAGTCCGACACTTTCGCGAACTACTTCATGAAGCCCGAGGGCGCCTCCGACGCCGCGATGACCGTCGAACTCACGTACAACTACGACGGCCGCTCGTACACGATGGGCGACGCGTGGGGCCACCTCTGCGTGCGCGCGGACGACCTCCACGACTACTGGGAGACGCTGATGGAGCGCGAGGCCGAGGACTACCGCGACCCCGCCTCCTGCGACGATCGCTACGCGTTCACGACGGATCAGGACGGCCACGAGATCGAAGTCCTGGAACCCTGA
- the artA gene encoding archaeosortase A, whose translation MPGPLSDALAWVVILTFAVGALSAERNERLARYATVAAWVGFAVFWLQLVPHFAFVHKSYVEGILSIAAVPASLYTGYLLWGGRDSLFVLSRAVAAMGIIYLPFETIPAFTLFGLAVPAPRGVLMETVADQTAFLVNALGYHPEMIVGDQGYHNTFLFFDGDHRLTVAVVLACTGLGSIAIFAGLIAAVKAPLRRKLRAMAIAVPIIYALNLLRTTFITIAFGEQYMQWFVDEVLLLFGSSDPYMVSFFISDRIISQLLAVVVLVGITYLVVRELPELLTVIEDVLFLVTGDEYDLESELGLNRPGA comes from the coding sequence ATGCCCGGCCCCCTCTCCGACGCGCTCGCGTGGGTCGTCATCCTGACGTTCGCCGTCGGAGCGCTCTCTGCGGAGCGAAACGAACGGCTCGCGCGCTACGCCACGGTCGCCGCGTGGGTCGGCTTCGCGGTCTTCTGGCTGCAACTGGTCCCGCACTTCGCGTTCGTCCACAAGAGCTACGTCGAGGGCATCCTCTCGATCGCCGCCGTTCCCGCCTCGCTGTACACCGGCTACCTGCTGTGGGGCGGCCGCGACTCGCTTTTCGTCCTCTCGCGAGCGGTCGCCGCGATGGGGATCATCTACCTCCCGTTCGAGACGATTCCGGCGTTCACGCTCTTCGGACTCGCCGTTCCCGCGCCGCGCGGCGTGCTGATGGAGACCGTCGCCGACCAGACGGCGTTCCTGGTGAACGCACTCGGCTACCACCCGGAGATGATCGTCGGCGATCAGGGGTATCACAACACGTTCCTCTTCTTCGACGGCGACCACCGACTGACCGTCGCCGTCGTGCTCGCGTGCACGGGACTGGGAAGCATCGCCATCTTCGCCGGCCTGATCGCCGCGGTGAAGGCCCCGCTCCGCCGGAAACTCCGCGCGATGGCCATCGCCGTGCCGATCATCTACGCGCTGAACCTGCTGCGGACGACGTTCATCACCATCGCCTTCGGCGAGCAGTATATGCAGTGGTTCGTCGACGAGGTTCTCCTGCTTTTCGGCTCCTCTGACCCCTATATGGTCTCGTTTTTCATCTCCGATCGGATCATCAGCCAGTTGCTCGCGGTCGTCGTTCTGGTCGGGATCACCTACCTCGTGGTCCGGGAACTGCCGGAGCTGCTGACGGTCATCGAGGACGTGCTCTTCCTCGTGACCGGCGACGAGTACGACCTGGAATCCGAACTCGGGCTGAACCGGCCGGGCGCCTGA